In Fusarium fujikuroi IMI 58289 draft genome, chromosome FFUJ_chr02, the genomic stretch CCTCCTCCCCTTCTTTCCATCTCCCCGCCAGCTGCCTTCAGCTTGGGAGTTCATTACGACGgttccatcttctctttACGTTGGGGTTAAGCGGGCCCCTAGTACATTCACCGTCAATTCGACCATCGTCTTGCACCAATTCTAGGTTGCCATAGCCAGTCCGCGCTTTTCGAGATACCCCTTCTTTCAAATCCTCTCACGACCTAATACCACCAAAAATGCGTCCCGAAGTTGAGCAAGAGCTTGCTCACACGCTGCTCGTTGAATTGCTCGCATACCAATTTGCTTCTCCTGTTAGATGGATTGAGACTCAAGATGTGTTCCTCGGTGAGAGGACCGCTGAGCGAGTCGTGGAAATTGGTCCTGCCGATACTCTTGGTGTCATGGCTAAGCGAACCTTGAAGTCCAAGTACGAAGCCTACGATGCCGCCAAGTCCGTTCAGCGAAATATCCTCTGCTATAACAAGGATGCTAAGGAGATCTACTATGATGTTGATCCCGTGGAAGAGGAACCTGAGCCTGCGGCTGCTTCCTCTAGTGATGCCCCTGCAGCCCCTGcggccgctgccgctgctcccgctgctgcagctgcacCCGCTCCCAGTTCAGGTCCTGTCGCCCAAGTTGCCGATGAGCCTGTACAGGCTGTTGACATTGTTCGCGCCCTCATTGCgcaaaagctcaagaagcctcTCCTCGAGGTTCCTCTCAGCAAGGCCATTAAGGACCTTGTCGGTGGTAAGTCAGATTGAGTCCTTAGCAATTGATATATTATTAACGATATTTCCTGCACAGGCAAATCCACCCTTCAGAACGAGATTCTCGGTGATCTTGGAAAGGAATTCGGTTCCACCCCTGAGAAGCCCGAAGACACACCtctcgatgagcttggtgcATCCATGCAAGCCACTTTTGATGGCAACCTCGGCAAGCAATCACTGTCCTTGATTGCTCGACTTATCTCATCCAAGATGCCTGGTGGTTTCAATATCACAGCCGCCCGAAAATATCTCGAGAGTCGATGGGGTCTTGGACCTGGCCGACAAGATGGTGCTCTGCTTCTCGCCCTCACAATGGAGCCTCCTGCGCGACTAGGCTCTGAGGGCGATGCCAAGGCCTTCTTTGACAGCGTCGCCAACAAGTATGCCACCAATGCCGGCATCAGTCTGTCTACAGCTACGGCGGCTGGCCCCGCGGGCGGCTCTAGCGGCggcatgatgatggatccTGCTGCTATTGATGCCCTCACCAAGGACCAGCGTGCCCTCTTCAAGCAACAATTAGAGCTTCTCGCTCGATACCTCAAGATCGACCTTCGTGAGGGTGAGAAGGCTCACCTCAACTCCCAGAAATCCGAGAAGGTTTTGCAAGCCCAGCTTGATCTCTGGACTGCTGAGCATGGTGACTTTTATGCCTCTGGTATCGAGCCTGTCTTCACCCCCCTCAAGGCCCGAACCTACGATTCATCATGGAACTGGGCTCGCCAGGACGCTCTCAGCATGTACTTCGACATCATCTTCGGTCGTCTCCAGGCTGTTGATCGTGAGATTGTTAGCCAGTGCATTCGTCTCATGAACCGATCCAACCCCAAGCTCCTCGACTTCATGCAGTATCATATCGACAACTGTCCCACTGAGCGAGGTGAGACTTACAAGCTTGCCCAGGAGCTCGGAcagcagcttctcgagaacTGCAAggatgttcttgatgtcgCCCCTGTGTACAAGGATGTTTCCCTCCCTACCGGACCCAGGACAACAGTCGACGCCCGGGGCAACCTCAACTACGAGGAAGTCCCGCGTGCCAGCTGTCGCAAGCTCGAGCATTATGTCCAGCAAATGGCCGAGGGAGGCAAGATCTCTGAGTACGGCAACCGCACCAAGGTCCAGAGCGATCTTTCTCGCATCTACAGACTCATCAAGCAGCAGCACAAGCTGTCCAAGACTTCTCAGCTTGAGATCAAGAGCCTTTATGGCGAGGTCCTTCGCTCGCTTGCCATGAACGAGAGCCAGATCCTTCCCAAGGACAACAAGGGCCGAAAGGTTCTGAAGAACAGCCAGAGCAAGGGTAAGGTCGAGACCATTCCCTTCCTTcacctcaagaagaagggtctCCATGGCTGGGACTACAGCAAGAAGCTTACCGGCGTGTACCTCAACTGCCTTGAGGATGCTGCCAAGTCTGGTGTCACCTTCCAGGACAAGCACGTTCTCATgactggtgctggtgccggTTCTATCGGCGCCGAGGTCCTTCAGGGTCTCATCAGCGGTGGCGCTAAGGTCATTGTCACCACCAGCCGCTTCTCCCGCGAGGTCACCGAGTATTACCAGGCCATGTACACCCGCTATGGCTCTCGCGGCTCCCAGATTGTCGTTGTTCCCTTCAATCAGGGTAGCAAGCAAGACGTTGAAGCCCTCGTCGAGTACATCTATGATACCAAGGAGGGTCTTGGCTGGGATCTCGACTTCATCGTTCCTTTCGCTGCTATCCCCGAGAATGGTCGCGAGATTGACAGCATTGATTCCAAGTCTGAGCTTGCCCATCGTATCATGCTTACCAACCTTGTTCGTCTCCTCGGATGCGTCAAGGCCCAAAAGACTGAGCGTGGCTTCGAGACCCGACCTGCTCAGGTTGTTCTGCCCCTTTCTCCCAACCACGGCACCTTCGGTAATGACGGTCTTTACTCCGAGTCCAAGCTTGGCCTCGAGACTCTCTTCAACAGATGGCACTCCGAGAGCTGGGCCAACTACCTCACCATTTGCGGTGCGGTCATTGGCTGGACCCGAGGAACTGGTCTCATGTCTGGTAACAACATCGTTGCCGAGGGCGTTGAGGCGTTCGGCGTCCGCACTTTCTCTCAGCAGGAGATGGCTTtcaaccttcttggtctcatgTCTCCCACTTTGGTTGATCTGTGCCAGAATGAGCCTGTCTTTGCTGACCTAAACGGTGGTCTGCAGTTCATTCCTAACCTGAACGAGACCATGACCAAGCTCCGCAAGGATATCATGGAGACTAGCGAGGTCCGCCGTGCTGTTGCCAAAGAGAGTGCCATTGAGAATACTATTGTCAATGGTGCCGCCTCCGAGGTTCTttacaagaagaagacaattGATCCTCGtgccaacatcaagcttgaCTTCCCCAACCGACCTGACTGGAAGACCGACATTGAGCCACTCAACGAGAATCTTAAAGGCATGGTTGACCTGGAGAAGGTTGTTGTGGTCACTGGATTTGCTGAAGTTGGTCCTTGGGGTAACTCTCGAACTCGATGGGAGATGGAGGCCTATGGCGAATTCTCCTTGGAGGGTTGCGTTGAGATGGCTTGGATCATgggtctcatcaagaaccacAATGGTCTTATCAAGGGTAAGCCTTACTCCGGCTGGGTTGACGCCAAGACTGGTGAGCCCATCGACGACAAGGACGTCAAGCCCAAGTATGAGAAGTATGTTCTTGAGCACTCTGGTATTCGTCTGATCGAGCCTGAGCTGTTCGAGGGCTACGAccccaacaagaagcagctgctTCACGAGGTCGTCATTgaggaggatcttgagccCTTCGAGGCCTCTAAAGAGACTGCCGAGGAGTTCAAGCGTGAGCACGGTGACAAGGTTGAGGTCTTCGAGATCCCGGATAGCGGCGAGTACATCATTCGCCTCAGGAAGGGTGCCTCTCTCTGGATCCCCAAGGCACTTCGCTTCGATCGTCTCGTCGCTGGTCAGATCCCCACTGGTTGGGACCCCAAGCGATATGGTGTTCCTGAGGATATCGTCTCCCAAGTTGACCCTGTCACACTGTTCCTTCTTGTGTCTACTGCCGAGGCTCTCCTTTCTTGTGGTATCACCGACCCCTACGAGTTCTACAAGTACGTCCACGTCTCCGAAGTTGGTAACTGTGTTGGTTCCGGTATGGGTGGAGCCGCCGCTCTCCGCGACATGCACCGCACTCGTTTCCTCGACCAGCCAGTGCAGAACGACATTCTCCAAGAGTctttcatcaacaccatggctGCCTGGGTTaacatgttgttgatgtcctcTTCTGGACCCATCAAGACCCCTGTCGGTGCTTGTGCTACCGCTGTTGAGTCCATTGACACCGGTTATGAGACCATCATGGAGGGTAAGGCTCGCGTCTGCTTTGTCGGTGGCTTCGATGATCTCGGTGAGGAAGGCTCTTATGAATTCGCCAACATGAAGGCCACCAGCAACACTGTTGACGAGTTTGCCCATGGACGTACTCCTAAGGAGATGTCTCGTCCTACCACTACTACCCGAAACGGATTCATGGAGTCTCAGGGTTGCGGTATCCAGGTCATCATGACTGCCAAGCTTGCCCTTGACATGGGTGTCCCCATCCACGGCATCGTTGCCCTGACCACCACTGCTTCTGACAAGATTGGCCGTTCCGTTCCCGCTCCAGGCCAGGGTGTTCTTACCACAGCTCGCGAGAACCCTGGCAAGTTCCCTTCGcctcttctcgacatcaactACCGACGCCGCCAGATCGAGCGTCGCAAGAAGACTATCAAGCAATGGCAAGAGTCGGAGCTTGAGTATGTTCATGACGAGATTGATGCCATGAAGTCTCAGGGTGCTTCCTTTGACGAGAAGGAGTATGCCGCGGACCGCTTCGCTCACATTGAGAAAGAAGCTGCCCGACAGGAGAAGGAGCTTCTCCGCAGCATGGGCAACAACTTCTGGAAGAGCGATCCTAGCATCGCCCCTCTGCGCGGTGCCCTCGCCACATGGGGTCTCACTGTCGACGATATCGGTGTTGCCTCGTTCCACGGAACCTCTACCAAGGCCAATGATAAGAACGAGTCCAATGTCATCTGCCAGCAGCTTCGCCATCTTGGTCGCAAGAAGGGCAACGCTGTCTTGGGTATCTTCCAGAAGTACCTCACTGGTCACCCCAAGGGTGCTGCTGGCGCTTGGATGATGAACGGTTGTCTCCAGGTCCTCGACACCGGTCTTGTTCCTGGAAACCGCAACGCCGACAACGTTGATCCCGTCATGGAGCAGTACGACCTCATCGTCTACCCCAGCCGCAGCATCCAGACCGACGGTGTCAAGGCCTTCTCCGTTACCTCTTTCGGTTTCGGACAGAAGGGTGCTCAGGCCATTGGTGTCCACCCTAAGTACCTGTTTGCTactcttgatgagaagaccTACGCCGAATACTGCGCCAAGGTCGATGCTCGCCAGAAGAAGGCCTACCGATACTTCcacgatggcttcatcaacaacaagctGTTCGTCGCCAAGAACAACTCTCCTTACTCTGACGACCAGCTCAGCAAGGTTCTTCTCAACCCTGATGCTCGTGTCTCTGAGGACAAGAAGTCATCTGAGCTGAAGTATGCACCTGACTTCATGAAGAAGTCAGAGAAGGTTGTTTCATCAGCCAAGGCTAAGGAGACTGAGCAAGTCATGGAAGCTCTGGCCCTCAAGGTCACAAACAAGAACAGCCAGGTtggcgttgatgttgaagacatTGCCGCTGTCAACATCGACAACGACACTTTCGTCGAGCGTAACTTTACCGCTAACGAGATCTCCTACTGCCGCCAAGCTCCCAGCCCCCAGAGCTCTTTCGCCGGCCGCTGGAGTGCCAAGGAGGCTGTATTCAAGTCTCTTGGCGTCGCCAGTCAAGGCGCTGGTGCCGCTATGAAGGACATTGAGATTGTCAAGGGAGAGAACGGTGCCCCCACTGTTTCTGTAAGTCACCTTTATTCGAGTCAAACACGCAAGATGCTAACATTCATAGCTTCACggtgaggctgctgctgccgccaagaaggccgGTGTGAAGGATATCACACTGTCCATCTCACACTCTGATAGCCAGGCTATCGCTGTGGCTGTTGCCAACTTTTAAGTGAATATAATGAGAAGGACGGGCTGGACGGGTTTACTTTGGACTTTGTAATGGGCGTTTGATGAACGATGTTTCGATATAATGCCTGACTCTTTTGATGATATATGTTGCCGGCTACAGTTCATACTGGGCCTATGGTGTTGATAGAACTTGGCGCAGACTGCGCTGGGTAAAACAATTTTACACATGAAATAGACAATTTTACAGTTACCCACAATCCCCTGTTGTGATAGCCATGACCAGTTTTTGTAACCATGAACTGAGGCCATGGACTTGAGTGGTCAGTTGATACTCAATCCATGGGAGTGGACGCGAATTTTTAGGCTTTGAATTTGTGATGGATCATTTGCAATAGTACTTGCTTAGCCAACGTTCTGCACTTAAACGCGCGCGCGCAAAACACTAAAATTAGGAACCTGTCTCATGCTGGCTTGAAGACATATGTCATTAATTGTTGGCACATGGACTGGGTTATTCTTCCCAGCTTGTTTAGAGCTCATCCCGAGCTTCTACAGCCCACCAACAGGGCCGCGACCAAGCTGGTAGTTGAGATGTCCATGCGGTGGTACCAGAGAACCTTCGtagtcctcctcttctctttggtATCGAAGACTCCACTATGCCTTGTTGTGAGGTGTTGTGAAATCTAGGACCGTTGGTTCAAGGTGTAGGTATCATCGTTAACCATGTAATTATCTCATTGACCTCGacctcggcctcggcctcTTCCACCACGACCGCGTCCACGATCACCACGACCGCTGTGATCTCCCCTTGACTGTCCCCCTCTTCCGCCTCGGAAGCCGCCCTGCTGGCCCTTCTGTGATTCGCTGACCTGGTCGATGATCTCGTCGGGTACTCTCAGGTATTTGATCTGCTGCACATTAGTATCTTTTTCTAGGTAAACACTCCATAGCACAGTTGAAACGTACATTGTTTCCCTTGACATAGACCTCTGGTAACCTGACAAATTGATCGCCCTCCTGTACTCAGCCCGTCAGTATATCCTGTTCGAAGGTATCGCGTTCGTGACTGCGGGCGCATACCGGACTTGTCTGCACCACCTCCTTGAGTGTAAGGTTCATCCATGTATCGCACGAAACCAGATGTCCGTTGAGTGTCTCGCCGTTCTTCAGCTCAACGAGCATGGGGTGGCCCTGGGCCGCATTGAGTAGTCCGAGGGGTAGCTATTCGCTGTCAGCTGTTGCTATGCGAGCATTGTGCGCTGAGGTGATCAGGGTTTTAAATGGTGACCATCGGGGGTCAAGGGTATTAGAACGTACCATGGTCTAATTTGTTGCGTCGTAACTATGTGGTTTATGATGCGGTGCTGGAAACGCAACGTTGAGAATGGGACAAGCTCAGTGGAGCGCGCCTGTTCGGTGAGACCCAAGGTGAGAGCGGCTGTGAGCGGCTAACGCCTCGTAGAATGCATAGCCCCGTTAGCGATAGTGGTCGTTGCACAAATGCCTTACTGAACCCACCGCTGCCGCCTTTAGTTGTAGGTATGCAAGGTACAGAATTCATTCGATAACCGGCAGAATCCATTTCTCAGCATCGACATTGGCAACATAATCGTACGGCGAGAATGCCTTGTCCACGATTGGTGTATAATGGTCTACGGCGCTGTCTTTGCCAAGCAACTTATAGGCCTCATTCACCAAGACTCCTGAGATCAGCAGGGCCAGGACGCCGGCCTCTATATCTAATAACAGTTCAAAATCGCCAATATGGGACCGACATAGCCAAGGACCAAAAAATCACAGGTTTTCTTGACAATGATCACTTATTGAATTCATTTCATGATGAACTTGACCAGGCCATGTCTTCGGACtctggagagaagaagggatCATTGAATACATTTTTCCGCGAATGTGAGCCCGGGCAAGCTCAGCAAAAGAGTATAGAGACGGGGCAACATGTTGAtcaacaagccaagccagaAGGTCCAAACCCAGCCCTGGCTAAGGTGTTGCCAGACTTGAATACCGTATCAATTCCAGTGATGGTTGACGCCCTCAGGCGGTTACGGATGCCACAACAAAAAGGCAATTCTAGTTTCCCTACCAACAGATATTTAAGAATCCTGAATATCGTTAGATTTCTTCTCAGACACCGCAACTATCCCCCCGATGCTTTGATCTATGAGAGCCTGATGACTGCTATGGCCGACCCACAGGGGTCTAGCAAAGGAGTTCGCAAATTATTGGACGATATGACTTTTCAAAATGTCCCGCTTACTGCGGATATTTGCTACCTTGCTCTCGAAGCTCTTAGTGTACACCCAGACTATATCCTGCGGCAAGAAGTTGTGCAGATAATGGAGCAGCACTGGTTCGAATTCACGATGCCAGCCAAGCAAAGTATTGCCGTGGCGATGTTACGAGAAGGCCAGTTTGAATTGGCTTTGAGTAAGTTCGACCAGCTTTTAGAAGAGCCAGGGCATGTGGATCTTTGGGTTTATGATATCTTTATTCTGGAGTTTGGCAGAGAAGGGTTTTTCGACGAAATGCTTCACATActcaagaagcgaaagtTTGCCCGTGGTTCCGACATTGCTTTCAGAAGTATCCAGCTGATGGCCTTGGACATGTTCAGCCAGGGCTTCCACCACGAAGGAACAACTTTCGTATGGCGAGATGTTGTCAATATCCCAGTTCACAGCCCTTCCGGTGGTATTATTGAGAACGTTCTGGCCACTGGGGCCAGGCACGGTGACATTGAACTCGCGCGTCAAGCTCTCCAGAAGCTGGCGGTTCGTGGCAAGCCTCGCCAGCAGCATAATGATGCTATGGTGGAAGCGTTCGCTAATTCGGGGGATGTGGCGGGTGCGCTTACACTTTTGAATATGCAACAGGACAAAGGGCGCATCCTTCTTCGAGAAAACACAATGCCCGTTCTACGGGCTTTACTCAAGAACCGCAATCTTATTAGCGAAGCTGAGGCTGCTATTCAAAGCATGCGCAAAGAGGGGCCTGTTCCCCAGGAGGTCCTTATGGTTACGATCGAGGCTCTGGCTCGAACCcgagcttcagaagctgcTATGCACCTTTTCAATGACATGCACCTCCTCACCGGGAAAAGTCCCCGACTGTCAGAcattgggcttcttcttcgtcatgcCAGCCAAACAACGACGCAGTATGACCTTGCAGTGGCTTACAATTCCGAACTTGCCAAGATTGACACCACCTCGATGTCAATAGGGAATGAGAAGACTAAGAACGATCAAGGCAATGACGATGCCACAGTCCCCGAGACTTGGATGGACCAAGTCGAAGCGGGCCCTGCTTTTGACGTGATAATCCCAGCCTGCGCACAGATGGGCGATTTTGACCTGGCGTTCAAGTTCATTGACTATGCCAAGAATGCAGCGCCTGATTACCCTGCCTGGAGGTCTGCAAGTTGGGTCGAGCCATTCATCAAGCTGGCCCTCGATGCAGAGCACCCTGGAGTGTGGAAGATTGTCGACCTATtagaccaaggccaagacgcACCAGCTATGATGGTACGAAAGGAGCTTCAACGACGGCGCATTCAGAAGAGAGCAAGCAGTTGATAAGATGCTATGCTGCATAAGTCAATAGACATCAGCTCAAGAGTGAGACTCTACGGCCAAGAATGCACAGGAAAGAGACTATTACGTTACATTATCGTATCCGGTCTCTGGTTGCACTTCAGGGTCAGCTTTGGGCGACGTTGAGCCTATCAACTAGCTACTGTGTGTATTTGAGCTTATCGTCAAGCAGGCCAGCTGTTGTGCATGAGCGTCAATGACGTGACGAACATAATAATGCGACCTCTGAGCTTTCATGTCTGGCCTTGAAGTGTCATTACAGTAAGCAGGGTCCCGGGCTATCCGATGTATTTGTATTTGTATTTTAGCTTGAGCATGATTCTTATCAGGCTGGGGAGCGGGCGCCGATCGTTGAGTAGCTGGGGCGTTTGGGTCTCAGTCAGTGAGATATAAGGCCCTACCAACCCGGGGAAGGTGTTGGCTGTCATGGTGTGGAGGACTCAAGATATTGTTGGGGTATATAAGAAGAGATTTCACGGTTCGGCCGAAAAAAGGACGAGTTCAATGAGTCACATGGTATGGTACACACATATTCAACCTCCGGTTTGAAAGCAACGATATTTAATTCAGAGTTGGTCCGTCGTGATTAATATTCCGCAGAGTCTCGGCATGCAAGGAAAATTGAGGCTCCTCGACCGGGGAGACGTCACACCGAGGGTGATTAATCCAGGGGCCTTGAAGCTTCTGATTGGGTGATCTTGGCACCACGTCCCCGGGACGATTGCTAAGCTTTTGACGGCAGATGGCGGAGGGTCTCACCCATTTAGGTCATTAGTGCTGATCTTTGGGGTTCAAGATATGTTTTGGTTTTTTTATTTGCTGAGCATGCATGTTATGAGCTGGCGGGCTCTTGGAGCTTACCGCTGAGGTGAGAGACATGTGTAAGGGGAAGAGCCaaagagatagatatagGCTGAGATCCAGAGATGAAAGACAAAGTAAGCAGCCAAGATGTACATATCGTCGTGTTAGTGCTCACAGATCAACAATAGTCTAAGAGAAAGGCAGCCGAGCATCCGGATCTCAATGACGACATATGAATTCAGTTTCCAGATGGCTATCGATCTTACTGTAGACAAATTCAACTACCGTGTAGATTCGCCCGACTAGTTAAAAACGTAAGATGCCCGACTCAATTCGCAATAGATCCACAGGCTAAAGTGAAAATTCATACAGTATTACAGTGTAAGTGCTCACGCAGATAAGCAAAACCTCACCCCCGGTGATAAACACTAATCGCCCTCCAATCCTAAATGTCAGCCCTAAACTCCGCTTAGGTCCAGACTATTCCAAAACCTGCAGCTTGTTGATCACCTCTAGGATAATAAAGTAGGCCGAGCACCGAGCAGGGATTGGTAATAACGTCAGGCATGTTAGTCCGAAAGTGGCTTACAGAGTTATGCTTGCTCGTATGGACCATATCAAAGACATGTGGAAGGGCTAAGATTGCATTACAGCATGATGGGTGACTAACTCCGGATTGCTAAGCTCCGTGGTGTAAGAGCTTGCAGAGGGAGGAGCAGGCGAGTGGGAGAGAATATGAGTATAAGACGAGTGCATGCCTCATGAGATTTGAACTCCAGATCTCAGTTAGcataataagcttaaagagaacCCTTCCCACCTAATAACCTCTTCTTATCCCCGTTTGAAACAGTTATCTCGATAAGAAGATAATACATCAATATGTCAGACCTTATCAGAGATGCTCCCTTGGGGCAACTCATCCGCTTCGTCACTCGCAACAAATATCTCCAGTACCCAGAAGAAAAGCCCGACTTCAAGCTCCCAGAGTCTTGGGTTGCAGTGATCAACAACCCCGACGCTATCATCGAAGAGTCTTCTCCCAACGACAACACAGTCCTCACTGGTACAGCTCTCgcatcctcagcctcatccaCTGTTGCAGCAGAGGAAGatcccaagctcaagggtgaCAATGAGAAGAACGACAAGAGCGAGAAGAACGATGAGAACGACGACATCGAGCGTGCTGATCCTCAGCCCATGAGACTCCATCGCTCACGATCTCCCCAAGAAACACAAGCCTACACTGTCGACAGACTCGAGGCCGACGAAGAGCACgatgtcgagaaggtcaagtcTATCCCTGTTGTTCCCAAGCGGACAAAGGATGGTTCTATCCTCGTCGATTGGTACTTCAGCGACGACAACGAGAATCCTCATAACTGGACCAACAACCGTCGCCTAGGTGTCTCCCTCATCATCTGTCTATACACCTTCGTCGTCTATACATCCTCTGCGATCTACACTTCCTCAACTGAAGGTGTGATGCGCGCTTTTGGAGTCAGTCAACTCAAAGCTTCGCTTGGTCTTGCACTATATGTCCTGGGCTATGGTATTGGCCCTCTGATTTTCTCACCCCTGAGCGAGATTCCTCGCATTGGACGAAACCCCGTTTACATTGTCACGATGTTTCTCTTTGTTATCATCTCTATCCCAACAGCACTAGTAGATAACTATCCCGGTCTCATGGTTCTTCGATTCCTTCAAGGCTTCTTCGGCTCGCCTTGTTTGGCTTCTGGTGGTGCTTCACTGGGAGATATTTACAGTCTCATGGCTCTCCCCTATGCCATGATGGCCTGGGTCTCGGCTGCTTACTGTGGTCGTAAGTCTCCTTTGCTCTCATCGTCTTTTGCTTTCAACTAACATATACAGCTGCTCTTGGTCCTCTGATCAGCGGTTTCGCCGTCCCCGCCAAGAACTGGCGATGGTCTCTCTATGAGAGTATCTGGGCCTCGGCCCctatcttcatcctcatgtTCCTTCTACTCCCTGAGACCAGCGGTGCCAACATTCTCCTCCGTCGAGCAGAGCGTCTTCGAAAGCTCACTGGCAACCAACGTTTCATGTCACAGAGTGAGATTGACCAGCGCCATATGAAGGTCTCTGCCATTGCTGTCGATGCACTCATCAAGCCTATGGAGATCACCATCAAGGATCCTGCCGTGCTGTTCGTGCAGGTCTACACTGCCATTATCTATGGTATCTACTATTCATGCAAGTTCGCTCCACCACATCATTCGCATCTCAATAACTAACTCTTCTTAGTCTTCGAGGTTTTCCCTCGTGTCTACCCAGTCTACTACAACATGAACCTTGGTCAAATCggtctcgtcttcctctgcgTTCTCGTCTCTTGTATGATTGGCGTAGGCCTCTACCTCTCCTACCTCTACTTTTACATGGACCCTCGCATCGCTAAGCGTGGCTGGCCCATTCAAGAAAGTCGTCTTGTTCCGGCTCTACCAGCCGCCCTTGGTCCTACCATTGGCTTGTTCCTCTTTGCCTGGACAGCTCGATCCTCTATTCACTGGATCGTGCCCACCATTGGCATCACCATCTACGGAGCTACAGTCTTTATTG encodes the following:
- a CDS encoding probable fatty acid synthase, alpha subunit; the protein is MRPEVEQELAHTLLVELLAYQFASPVRWIETQDVFLGERTAERVVEIGPADTLGVMAKRTLKSKYEAYDAAKSVQRNILCYNKDAKEIYYDVDPVEEEPEPAAASSSDAPAAPAAAAAAPAAAAAPAPSSGPVAQVADEPVQAVDIVRALIAQKLKKPLLEVPLSKAIKDLVGGKSTLQNEILGDLGKEFGSTPEKPEDTPLDELGASMQATFDGNLGKQSLSLIARLISSKMPGGFNITAARKYLESRWGLGPGRQDGALLLALTMEPPARLGSEGDAKAFFDSVANKYATNAGISLSTATAAGPAGGSSGGMMMDPAAIDALTKDQRALFKQQLELLARYLKIDLREGEKAHLNSQKSEKVLQAQLDLWTAEHGDFYASGIEPVFTPLKARTYDSSWNWARQDALSMYFDIIFGRLQAVDREIVSQCIRLMNRSNPKLLDFMQYHIDNCPTERGETYKLAQELGQQLLENCKDVLDVAPVYKDVSLPTGPRTTVDARGNLNYEEVPRASCRKLEHYVQQMAEGGKISEYGNRTKVQSDLSRIYRLIKQQHKLSKTSQLEIKSLYGEVLRSLAMNESQILPKDNKGRKVLKNSQSKGKVETIPFLHLKKKGLHGWDYSKKLTGVYLNCLEDAAKSGVTFQDKHVLMTGAGAGSIGAEVLQGLISGGAKVIVTTSRFSREVTEYYQAMYTRYGSRGSQIVVVPFNQGSKQDVEALVEYIYDTKEGLGWDLDFIVPFAAIPENGREIDSIDSKSELAHRIMLTNLVRLLGCVKAQKTERGFETRPAQVVLPLSPNHGTFGNDGLYSESKLGLETLFNRWHSESWANYLTICGAVIGWTRGTGLMSGNNIVAEGVEAFGVRTFSQQEMAFNLLGLMSPTLVDLCQNEPVFADLNGGLQFIPNLNETMTKLRKDIMETSEVRRAVAKESAIENTIVNGAASEVLYKKKTIDPRANIKLDFPNRPDWKTDIEPLNENLKGMVDLEKVVVVTGFAEVGPWGNSRTRWEMEAYGEFSLEGCVEMAWIMGLIKNHNGLIKGKPYSGWVDAKTGEPIDDKDVKPKYEKYVLEHSGIRLIEPELFEGYDPNKKQLLHEVVIEEDLEPFEASKETAEEFKREHGDKVEVFEIPDSGEYIIRLRKGASLWIPKALRFDRLVAGQIPTGWDPKRYGVPEDIVSQVDPVTLFLLVSTAEALLSCGITDPYEFYKYVHVSEVGNCVGSGMGGAAALRDMHRTRFLDQPVQNDILQESFINTMAAWVNMLLMSSSGPIKTPVGACATAVESIDTGYETIMEGKARVCFVGGFDDLGEEGSYEFANMKATSNTVDEFAHGRTPKEMSRPTTTTRNGFMESQGCGIQVIMTAKLALDMGVPIHGIVALTTTASDKIGRSVPAPGQGVLTTARENPGKFPSPLLDINYRRRQIERRKKTIKQWQESELEYVHDEIDAMKSQGASFDEKEYAADRFAHIEKEAARQEKELLRSMGNNFWKSDPSIAPLRGALATWGLTVDDIGVASFHGTSTKANDKNESNVICQQLRHLGRKKGNAVLGIFQKYLTGHPKGAAGAWMMNGCLQVLDTGLVPGNRNADNVDPVMEQYDLIVYPSRSIQTDGVKAFSVTSFGFGQKGAQAIGVHPKYLFATLDEKTYAEYCAKVDARQKKAYRYFHDGFINNKLFVAKNNSPYSDDQLSKVLLNPDARVSEDKKSSELKYAPDFMKKSEKVVSSAKAKETEQVMEALALKVTNKNSQVGVDVEDIAAVNIDNDTFVERNFTANEISYCRQAPSPQSSFAGRWSAKEAVFKSLGVASQGAGAAMKDIEIVKGENGAPTVSLHGEAAAAAKKAGVKDITLSISHSDSQAIAVAVANF
- a CDS encoding related to U6 snRNA-associated Sm-like protein LSm4; translated protein: MLPLGLLNAAQGHPMLVELKNGETLNGHLVSCDTWMNLTLKEVVQTSPEGDQFVRLPEVYVKGNNIKYLRVPDEIIDQVSESQKGQQGGFRGGRGGQSRGDHSGRGDRGRGRGGRGRGRGRGQ
- a CDS encoding related to FLR1-Putative H+ antiporter regulated by yAP-1 and involved in multidrug resistance, which gives rise to MSDLIRDAPLGQLIRFVTRNKYLQYPEEKPDFKLPESWVAVINNPDAIIEESSPNDNTVLTGTALASSASSTVAAEEDPKLKGDNEKNDKSEKNDENDDIERADPQPMRLHRSRSPQETQAYTVDRLEADEEHDVEKVKSIPVVPKRTKDGSILVDWYFSDDNENPHNWTNNRRLGVSLIICLYTFVVYTSSAIYTSSTEGVMRAFGVSQLKASLGLALYVLGYGIGPLIFSPLSEIPRIGRNPVYIVTMFLFVIISIPTALVDNYPGLMVLRFLQGFFGSPCLASGGASLGDIYSLMALPYAMMAWVSAAYCGPALGPLISGFAVPAKNWRWSLYESIWASAPIFILMFLLLPETSGANILLRRAERLRKLTGNQRFMSQSEIDQRHMKVSAIAVDALIKPMEITIKDPAVLFVQVYTAIIYVFEVFPRVYPVYYNMNLGQIGLVFLCVLVSCMIGVGLYLSYLYFYMDPRIAKRGWPIQESRLVPALPAALGPTIGLFLFAWTARSSIHWIVPTIGITIYGATVFIVMQCIFVYIPLSYPMYAASLFAANDFFRSALACGSVLFAQPLFDNLGVAKGTSLLGGLSVIGIIGIWLLYFYGGKLRSLSKFAISDHVE